A portion of the Malania oleifera isolate guangnan ecotype guangnan chromosome 3, ASM2987363v1, whole genome shotgun sequence genome contains these proteins:
- the LOC131150861 gene encoding uncharacterized protein LOC131150861 gives MEGIEHRTVNVNGINMHVAEKGDGPVILFLHGFPELWYSWRHQVVALAALGYRAVAPDLRGYGDTDAPPAAAGYTALHVVGDLIALLDAIAGGEDKVFVVGHDWGAVVAWYLCLLRPDRVRALVNMSVVFPRRNHKWKPLDVLRAVYGEDYYMCRFQEAGEIEAEFAQIGTERVLKEFLTYRNPGPLYLPKGKAFGHSPDTPIILPSWLSEEDLHYYSSKYEKKGFTGGLNYYRAMNLNWELTAAWTGTQIKVPVKFIVGDLDLTYNAPRTKEHIHNGGFKQDVPFLQEVVVMEGVAHFINQEKPDEINKHIYDFIRKF, from the exons ATGGAAGGCATAGAGCACAGAACAGTGAACGTCAACGGCATCAACATGCACGTCGCGGAGAAGGGTGACGGCCCGGTGATTCTCTTCCTCCACGGCTTCCCGGAGCTCTGGTACTCGTGGCGGCACCAGGTGGTGGCTCTGGCGGCGCTCGGCTACCGCGCGGTGGCGCCCGACCTCCGGGGCTACGGCGACACCGACGCGCCCCCCGCAGCCGCGGGGTACACGGCGCTGCACGTCGTGGGCGACCTGATAGCGCTGCTGGACGCGATCGCCGGCGGCGAGGACAAGGTGTTCGTGGTGGGTCACGACTGGGGGGCGGTGGTGGCATGGTACCTCTGCCTCTTGCGGCCAGATAGGGTTAGGGCTTTGGTGAACATGAGCGTCGTGTTTCCCCGCAGAAACCACAAGTGGAAACCTCTAGACGTCTTGCGCGCTGTGTACGGCGAGGATTACTACATGTGCAGATTCCAG GAAGCTGGAGAAATTGAAGCTGAATTTGCCCAGATTGGTACTGAGAGGGTTCTCAAGGAATTCCTGACATACCGCAACCCTGGTCCCCTCTATTTACCCAAAGGTAAAGCGTTCGGGCACTCGCCCGATACTCCAATTATTCTGCCGTCTTGGCTGTCTGAGGAAGACCTACATTACTACTCGAGCAAATACGAGAAGAAAGGCTTCACTGGAGGATTGAACTACTATAGAGCAATGAACCT GAACTGGGAACTCACCGCAGCTTGGACTGGGACTCAAATAAAAGTACCAGTTAAGTTCATAGTGGGAGATCTGGATCTGACTTACAATGCACCAAGAACCAAGGAACACATCCATAATGGCGGATTCAAACAGGATGTGCCATTTTTGCAGGAAGTGGTGGTGATGGAAGGAGTCGCTCACTTCATCAACCAGGAAAAGCCTGATGAGATCAACAAACACATATACGACTTCATCAGAAAGTTCTAA